A genomic region of Antennarius striatus isolate MH-2024 chromosome 2, ASM4005453v1, whole genome shotgun sequence contains the following coding sequences:
- the LOC137612353 gene encoding cytosolic sulfotransferase 2-like codes for MSDETDKINSPSRPELFDFHGIPLTRYFTDSWEKVQNFQARPDDILIVTYPKAGTTWVSHILDLLFFGQTSPERQTAIPIAEAVPFLEFTVSINSVLHVGADVADKLPTSPRLIKTHYPVQFVPKSFWEKNCKIVYLARNAKDCAVSYFHFDRMNSVEPEPGDWNSYLHRFMEGKVGYGSWHDHVNNWWKKKQTYSNLHYMFYEDIVEDTGREIEKLCSFVGLSLPAEEMKRITEKVHFDKMAKNDLVNYSKLPIMNFKISPFLRKGKVGDWKNHFTVAQNEEFDEDYKRKMKDPTLQFRNTV; via the exons ATGTCTGATGAGACGGATAAG ATAAATTCCCCCTCTCGTCCAGAACTGTTTGACTTCCACGGCATCCCTTTGACCCGATATTTCACCGACAGCTGGGAAAAAGTTCAAAATTTCCAAGCCAGGCCAGATGATATACTGATTGTAACCTACCCAAAAGCAG GAACAACATGGGTCTCCCACATCCTGGACCTGCTGTTTTTTGGTCAGACATCCCCAGAGCGTCAGACAGCCATCCCCATCGCTGAAGCAGTGCCTTTCTTGGAGTTCACTGTCAGCATAAATTCAG TTCTTCATGTGGGAGCTGACGTGGCGGACAAACTTCCCACGTCTCCTCGACTCATTAAAACCCATTACCCGGTTCAGTTTGTGCCAAAATCCTTCTGGGAGAAAAACTGCAAG ATCGTCTATCTTGCCCGCAATGCCAAAGACTGTGCAGTGTCGTACTTTCATTTTGATCGGATGAACAGCGTTGAACCAGAGCCTGGAGACTGGAACAGCTACCTCCACAGATTCATGGAGGGAAAGG TGGGGTATGGATCCTGGCATGACCACGTGAACAACTGGTGGAAGAAGAAACAGACTTACTCAAATCTCCATTATATGTTCTATGAAGATATAGTTGAG GACACTGGAAGGGAAATAGAGAAACTCTGCAGCTTTGTTGGTTTGTCTCTCCCAGCTGAGGAGATGAAACGGATCACAGAGAAAGTGCACTTTGATAAAATGGCAAAGAATGACCTGGTCAACTATTCCAAACTCCCAATTATGAATTTCAAAATTTCTCCTTTTTTGAGAAAAG GGAAGGTTGGAGACTGGAAGAACCACTTCACTGTTGCTCAGAATGAAGAGTTTGATGAAGACTAcaagagaaagatgaaggaCCCCACTCTGCAGTTCCGCAACACAGTCTGA
- the LOC137612361 gene encoding cytosolic sulfotransferase 1-like has product MTEQFTSNWDNVQSFEARADDVLIATYPKAGNTRVSYILDLLYFGETCPERGASLPLHHRVPFLELSRPNGPKGTDVADQLPTTPRLIKTHLPVQFIPKSFWERDIRMIYVARNAKDSVVSYFHFSRMNEAQPDPGDWNAFLHNFMEGNMVFGSWYDHVNGWWEKKQTYSNLHYMFYEDMIEDSGREAEGLCSFVGLTPSVQDKETILAEAKFDRMKLNKTVNFSTVKYMNQNVSPFMRKGTVGDWKNHFTVAQNETFDEDYKQKMKNPTLRFRTEV; this is encoded by the exons ATGACAGAACAGTTCACCTCCAACTGGGACAACGTGCAGAGTTTTGAAGCGAGAGCAGATGATGTCCTCATAGCTACTTACCCGAAAGCAG GAAACACGCGGGTCTCCTACATCCTGGACCTTCTGTATTTTGGGGAGACGTGTCCAGAGCGGGGGGCGTCCCTTCCTCTACACCACAGAGTTCCATTTCTGGAACTGAGCAGACCAAATGGACCCAAAG GAACAGACGTGGCAGACCAGCTTCCCACCACGCCTCGTCTGATTAAAACTCATCTACCAGTCCAGTTCATACCCAAATCTTTCTGGGAGCGTGACATCAGG ATGATCTATGTGGCTCGAAACGCAAAGGACAGCGTGGTTTCCTATTTCCACTTCAGCCGTATGAACGAGGCCCAGCCGGATCCGGGGGACTGGAACGCCTTTCTGCACAATTTCATGGAAGGAAATA TGGTGTTTGGATCCTGGTACGACCACGTGAACGGCTGGTGGGAGAAGAAACAGACGTATTCAAACCTTCACTACATGTTCTACGAGGATATGATTGAG GACTCTGGACGAGAGGCGGAGGGACTCTGCTCATTCGTTGGTTTGACTCCTTCAGTCCAGGATAAAGAAACGATTCTAGCTGAAGCAAAGTTTGACCGTATGAAGCTAAACAAGACGGTTAACTTTTCCACAGTGAAATATATGAATCAGAATGTGTCTCCTTTCATGAGAAAAG GGACAGTTGGGGACTGGAAAAACCACTTCACTGTGGCCCAGAATGAAACGTTTGATGAAGACTACaagcagaaaatgaagaatCCTACACTGAGGTTCCGTACTGAGGTTTAG